Proteins encoded by one window of Mustela erminea isolate mMusErm1 chromosome 7, mMusErm1.Pri, whole genome shotgun sequence:
- the LOC116595111 gene encoding beta-defensin 126-like: MKSLLFTLGSFILLAQLVSGSWYVRKCANRTGNCRSMCRVGETMIQPPTGMCPKEKLCCILSSQIACVVTSKTTTTTHTSESRMSTWDPCFIKSKGFILVSLFLLHPILPCLLVKMSGRASCFLSTSSARGGMQIR, encoded by the exons ATGAAGTCCCTACTGTTCACTCTTGGAAGCTTCATACTCCTGGCCCAATTGGTTTCAG GTAGTTGGTATGTGAGAAAATGTGCAAACAGAACTGGAAATTGCAGGTCGATGTGCAGAGTGGGAGAAACGATGATACAGCCTCCTACTGGGATGTGCCCCAAAGAAAAACTGTGCTGCATCCTATCTAGCCAAATTGCCTGTGTGGTAACCTCAAAGACGACAACCACGACACATACTTCAGAAAGTCGAATGAGT ACCTGGGATCCTTGCTTCATTAAATCAAAGGGCTTTATTCTGGTGTCACTCTTCTTGCTACACCCCATTCTCCCATGCCTCCTCGTAAAAATGTCTGGAAGGGCATCATGTTTCCTTAGCACCAGCAGTGCCAGGGGAGGGATGCAAATAAGGTAG